A single window of Oceanococcus atlanticus DNA harbors:
- a CDS encoding carbon-nitrogen hydrolase — protein sequence MSSRILKTGLVQQSCGDSRDDNLATSVAAIRALAAEGAELVVLQELHTSRYFCQIEDPALFDLAEPIPGPSCDTLSAVARECNVVLLASLFERRAPGLAHNTAVVFERDGQLLGRYRKMHIPDDPGYYEKFYFTPGDLGFKPIDTSVGRLGVLVCWDQWFPEGARLMALAGADVLIYPTAIGWDPNDSAEEQARQRDAWITVQRGHAVANGLPVIACNRVGHEPDPAGGPGAQFWGSSFVCGPQGEFLARADGDATNLRVDIDLGRAESVRRIWPFLRDRRIDAYAGLTQRYLDHQQD from the coding sequence ATGAGTTCCCGAATCCTCAAAACTGGTCTGGTCCAGCAAAGCTGCGGCGACAGCCGCGACGACAATCTCGCCACCAGCGTGGCCGCGATTCGCGCGCTGGCCGCCGAAGGTGCGGAACTGGTGGTGTTGCAGGAGCTGCACACCAGCCGCTACTTCTGCCAGATCGAAGATCCGGCCCTGTTCGATCTCGCCGAGCCCATTCCCGGCCCCAGCTGCGACACCCTGTCCGCCGTGGCCCGTGAGTGCAATGTGGTGCTACTGGCCTCGCTGTTCGAACGCCGCGCGCCGGGACTGGCGCACAACACTGCGGTGGTGTTCGAACGAGATGGCCAACTGCTCGGGCGTTATCGAAAAATGCACATCCCCGACGATCCGGGCTACTACGAAAAATTCTATTTCACGCCGGGCGATCTGGGCTTCAAACCGATCGACACCAGCGTTGGCCGCCTCGGCGTGCTGGTGTGCTGGGACCAGTGGTTTCCGGAAGGTGCACGCCTGATGGCCCTAGCCGGGGCCGATGTGCTGATCTACCCCACCGCGATCGGCTGGGACCCCAACGACAGCGCCGAAGAACAGGCGCGTCAGCGTGACGCCTGGATCACCGTGCAACGCGGCCACGCGGTGGCCAACGGCCTGCCGGTCATCGCCTGCAACCGGGTTGGCCATGAGCCGGATCCGGCCGGCGGCCCCGGTGCCCAGTTCTGGGGTTCAAGTTTCGTGTGCGGACCGCAAGGCGAATTTTTGGCCCGTGCCGACGGCGACGCCACGAACCTGCGCGTTGACATCGATCTCGGCCGGGCCGAGAGTGTGCGCCGCATCTGGCCGTTCCTGCGCGACCGGCGCATCGATGCCTACGCTGGCCTGACACAGCGCTATCTCGACCATCAACAGGATTGA
- a CDS encoding YbaB/EbfC family nucleoid-associated protein: MKGALGNLMQQAQQMQAKMQAMQDEIAKLEVIGEAGGGMVKVTLNGKHEARRVELDPDLLGDDKDLLEDLIAAAITDASHKLERTQKEKMAEVTGGLNLPPGMNLPFGQ; encoded by the coding sequence ATGAAAGGTGCTCTGGGCAACCTGATGCAGCAGGCGCAACAGATGCAGGCCAAGATGCAGGCCATGCAGGATGAGATCGCCAAACTGGAAGTCATCGGCGAAGCCGGTGGAGGCATGGTCAAGGTCACGCTCAACGGCAAGCATGAGGCACGCCGTGTCGAGCTGGATCCGGATTTGCTGGGTGACGACAAAGATCTGCTCGAAGATTTGATCGCGGCGGCGATTACCGATGCCAGCCATAAGCTGGAGCGGACCCAGAAAGAAAAGATGGCTGAAGTGACCGGTGGACTGAATCTGCCGCCGGGCATGAATCTTCCGTTCGGGCAGTGA
- a CDS encoding crotonase/enoyl-CoA hydratase family protein, giving the protein MSDRITYTLNDGVADVRFTRGERHNALDAQQMQAVYETGAELAARKDVRAVVLSGEGPSFCSGLDFPSFQQPGQSLSSAFEVEDGQTANRAQRVATVWRDIPVPVIAALHGAAFGGGFQIAMGADLRIATPQTRLCIMEIDYGLIPDMGISQTLPPLLPYDVALELTLSGRQIEAAEALQLGLITRVAEDAHSAALDLARQFAARSPDAVRGTKALYLKSWPQQPQWLQLEAELQQAIVARSNFAEAVSAKMQKRAARFEDVS; this is encoded by the coding sequence ATGAGTGATCGCATCACCTACACCCTCAACGACGGCGTGGCCGACGTGCGCTTCACCCGTGGCGAGCGCCACAATGCGCTGGACGCGCAGCAGATGCAGGCGGTGTACGAAACCGGTGCCGAACTGGCCGCACGCAAGGACGTGCGCGCCGTGGTCTTGTCCGGCGAAGGGCCGAGTTTCTGCTCTGGCCTGGATTTCCCCAGTTTCCAGCAACCCGGACAGAGCCTGAGCAGCGCGTTCGAAGTTGAAGACGGCCAAACCGCCAATCGCGCTCAACGCGTGGCCACCGTGTGGCGCGACATCCCGGTCCCGGTGATCGCGGCGCTGCACGGCGCCGCCTTCGGTGGCGGTTTTCAGATCGCGATGGGGGCCGATCTGCGCATCGCCACGCCGCAGACCCGTTTGTGCATCATGGAGATCGACTACGGCTTGATTCCCGACATGGGCATCTCGCAGACGCTGCCGCCGTTGCTGCCCTATGACGTTGCACTGGAATTGACCCTGAGCGGACGTCAGATTGAGGCTGCTGAAGCCCTGCAGCTGGGCCTGATCACGCGGGTGGCCGAAGATGCCCACAGCGCCGCACTCGATCTCGCCAGGCAGTTCGCCGCGCGCTCACCCGATGCGGTGCGCGGCACCAAGGCGTTGTACCTCAAAAGCTGGCCGCAGCAGCCGCAATGGCTTCAGTTGGAAGCCGAATTGCAGCAAGCCATTGTCGCGCGCAGCAATTTTGCCGAAGCGGTCAGCGCCAAAATGCAAAAGCGCGCGGCTCGCTTCGAAGACGTCAGCTAG
- a CDS encoding agmatine deiminase family protein, whose protein sequence is MTRLPAEWEAQSAILLTWPNPDGDFAASPDAFDQVCRCFEQLTLSIARYQPVRISVGSDSEHTRLKSWLAAQSLAHAVTLYRLPSNDVWARDHSPIGVYRDGQTQLLKFGFDGWGGKYPADKDNALAPQLAAQGAFGNTPLVPVDLVLEGGAIDSDGQGTLLATRSSVLDPRRNPARSVQDIEQCLLEAFGLQRILWLDHGALQGDDTDGHIDTLARFVSADSIVYQAAGDADDVNREELERMADELRALRTLDGRPYRLIALPWAGVHRNEDGDDLPASYANFLILNGAVLMPTYGSPADAVALDALRGALPEHDIVGVDCQALIRQYGSLHCVTMNLPA, encoded by the coding sequence ATGACTCGACTGCCTGCTGAATGGGAAGCGCAATCCGCGATTCTGCTGACCTGGCCCAATCCGGATGGCGACTTTGCCGCCTCACCGGACGCGTTTGACCAGGTTTGCCGTTGCTTCGAACAATTGACCCTGAGCATCGCGCGCTATCAGCCGGTGCGCATCAGCGTCGGCAGCGACAGCGAGCACACCCGCCTCAAGAGCTGGCTAGCCGCCCAATCGCTGGCTCACGCGGTGACCCTCTACCGCCTGCCGAGCAACGATGTGTGGGCCCGTGATCACAGCCCCATTGGGGTGTACCGGGATGGCCAAACGCAGTTGCTGAAGTTCGGCTTTGACGGCTGGGGCGGCAAGTATCCGGCCGATAAGGACAACGCGCTGGCGCCGCAGCTGGCAGCGCAGGGTGCTTTTGGCAACACCCCGCTTGTGCCTGTCGATCTGGTCCTGGAAGGGGGCGCCATCGACAGCGACGGTCAGGGCACCCTGCTGGCCACACGCAGCAGCGTGCTGGACCCGCGGCGCAATCCCGCGCGTTCGGTTCAGGACATCGAGCAATGCCTGCTTGAGGCCTTCGGCCTGCAGCGCATCCTGTGGCTCGACCATGGCGCCCTGCAAGGTGACGACACCGATGGTCACATCGACACCCTGGCGCGCTTCGTCAGCGCCGACAGCATCGTTTATCAGGCCGCCGGCGACGCCGATGATGTCAACCGCGAAGAGCTGGAACGGATGGCCGACGAACTGCGCGCCCTGCGCACCCTGGACGGTCGGCCCTACCGCCTGATCGCGCTGCCCTGGGCCGGCGTTCACCGCAATGAGGACGGCGATGATCTGCCCGCCAGCTACGCCAATTTTCTGATCCTGAACGGCGCCGTCCTGATGCCCACCTACGGCAGCCCGGCCGACGCCGTCGCCCTGGACGCGCTGCGCGGCGCGCTGCCTGAGCACGACATCGTCGGAGTCGATTGCCAGGCCCTGATCCGGCAATATGGCAGCCTGCACTGTGTCACCATGAATTTGCCCGCATGA
- a CDS encoding HvfX family Cu-binding RiPP maturation protein, whose translation MLTLPLRLQTLLDKTRTLDFLAPLALRLYLVPVMWMAGMSKLQHFDDTVAWFGNPDWGLGLPFPALMTALAIFAELGGAVCLLLGLFTRWMAIPLMITMAVAATTVHAEYGWQAIADPSAPFANERVEASAEKLERARDILRTHGNYDWLTSSGKLVVLNNGIEFAVTYLIMLLSLFFTGAGRYVSLDYWLRRRFMGPATAT comes from the coding sequence ATGCTCACCCTGCCCCTGCGCCTGCAAACCCTGCTCGACAAAACCCGTACATTGGATTTTCTCGCCCCACTGGCCCTGCGCCTTTACCTGGTGCCGGTGATGTGGATGGCCGGGATGAGCAAGCTGCAGCATTTCGACGATACCGTGGCCTGGTTTGGCAACCCGGATTGGGGGCTTGGCCTGCCCTTTCCGGCGCTGATGACCGCCCTGGCGATCTTCGCCGAACTGGGCGGCGCCGTGTGTCTACTGCTAGGCCTGTTCACCCGCTGGATGGCCATTCCATTGATGATCACCATGGCGGTCGCCGCCACCACCGTGCATGCCGAGTATGGCTGGCAGGCCATTGCCGACCCGAGCGCACCGTTCGCCAACGAACGGGTTGAAGCCTCCGCCGAAAAGCTCGAGCGCGCACGCGATATCCTGCGCACCCACGGCAATTACGACTGGCTCACATCCAGCGGCAAACTGGTGGTGCTCAACAACGGGATCGAATTTGCCGTGACCTATCTGATCATGCTGCTGAGTCTGTTCTTCACCGGCGCGGGCCGCTATGTCAGCCTTGACTACTGGCTGCGCCGCCGCTTCATGGGGCCGGCTACAGCGACTTGA
- the dnaX gene encoding DNA polymerase III subunit gamma/tau encodes MSYLALARKWRPRNFSELVGQSHVRTALENALGQGHLHPALLFSGTRGVGKTTLARIISRSLNCETGVTATPCGECSACREIEEGRFVDLIEIDAASRTKVEDTRELLDNVPYAPARGRFKVYLIDEVHMLSKHSFNALLKTLEEPPGHVQFLFATTDPQKLPITILSRCLQFHLKRISVDDIAQRMRFILGEENIQAEDDGLRRLARAADGSLRDGLSLLDQAIAFGGGQVTDDSVRDMLGSIERRDLLALASAIADQDSAVAWQAIEHIAEQGLDFAEVLEEFCRLWQRLAVGQQVPEALDELEQADLGPLLERFSAADLQVFYQIAVNARRDLDWAPDPRSGFEMTVLRTLAFLPDQGPAAGAAPAGGAAPRASVAAAAKPATAAPVQARATAAPQPAPAAQPAPSLDGVQWNTLIKQLDFSGSTEVVAQGCRIAGQEEQQLTLEVSPQVQALCTASVETRMREALRQHFSRPDLVVKFERPAKTDSGESVEDIARSPEEKFLALPSVQKAIDMFDAEIQPGSFRMHSDAPGDNAIH; translated from the coding sequence ATGAGCTATCTCGCCCTGGCCCGCAAATGGCGGCCGCGTAACTTCTCCGAACTGGTTGGACAGAGCCACGTCCGCACGGCATTGGAAAATGCCCTGGGGCAGGGTCACCTGCACCCGGCCTTGCTGTTTTCCGGCACGCGTGGGGTGGGCAAAACCACACTGGCGCGCATTATTTCGCGCAGCCTCAACTGCGAAACCGGTGTCACTGCAACGCCGTGTGGCGAGTGCAGCGCCTGTCGCGAGATTGAGGAAGGGCGCTTCGTTGATCTGATCGAGATCGACGCAGCTTCGCGCACCAAGGTCGAAGACACCCGCGAGCTACTCGACAACGTGCCGTATGCGCCGGCGCGCGGGCGTTTCAAGGTCTACCTGATTGACGAGGTGCACATGCTCAGCAAGCACTCGTTCAATGCCTTGCTGAAGACCCTGGAAGAACCGCCCGGGCATGTGCAGTTTCTGTTTGCCACGACCGACCCGCAGAAGCTGCCGATCACCATCTTGTCACGCTGTTTGCAGTTCCACCTTAAGCGGATTTCGGTGGACGACATTGCGCAGCGCATGCGTTTCATTCTGGGCGAAGAGAACATTCAGGCCGAAGATGATGGCCTGCGCCGTCTGGCCCGTGCTGCAGACGGCAGCTTGCGTGATGGCCTGAGCCTGCTTGATCAGGCGATTGCTTTTGGTGGCGGCCAGGTCACGGATGACAGCGTGCGCGACATGCTGGGCAGCATTGAACGGCGTGATTTGCTGGCACTGGCCAGCGCCATAGCCGATCAGGACAGTGCGGTGGCGTGGCAGGCCATCGAGCACATTGCCGAGCAGGGCCTGGATTTCGCCGAAGTTCTGGAGGAATTCTGCCGCCTGTGGCAGCGCCTGGCGGTAGGGCAGCAGGTTCCGGAGGCGCTGGACGAGCTCGAACAGGCCGATTTGGGGCCTTTGCTGGAACGTTTCAGTGCCGCCGATCTGCAAGTGTTCTATCAGATTGCGGTCAATGCCCGACGTGACCTGGACTGGGCGCCTGATCCACGCAGCGGTTTTGAAATGACCGTGTTGCGCACGCTGGCCTTTCTACCCGATCAAGGGCCTGCCGCAGGTGCTGCACCTGCCGGTGGTGCAGCGCCCCGTGCCAGCGTGGCCGCCGCAGCCAAGCCCGCGACCGCGGCGCCGGTGCAAGCCCGCGCAACGGCTGCACCACAGCCTGCGCCGGCGGCACAGCCGGCTCCCAGCCTGGATGGCGTGCAGTGGAATACGCTGATCAAACAGCTCGATTTCAGCGGTTCGACCGAGGTAGTAGCGCAGGGCTGTCGCATTGCCGGCCAGGAGGAGCAGCAACTCACCCTGGAGGTCAGTCCACAGGTTCAGGCGCTGTGCACGGCCAGCGTGGAAACGCGCATGCGTGAGGCGCTGCGCCAACATTTCTCACGCCCCGACCTGGTGGTCAAGTTTGAACGCCCCGCCAAAACCGACAGTGGTGAGTCCGTCGAGGACATCGCGCGCAGTCCGGAAGAGAAATTTCTCGCCCTGCCGTCGGTTCAAAAAGCCATCGACATGTTCGATGCGGAAATTCAGCCCGGCAGCTTTCGCATGCACAGCGATGCGCCGGGCGACAACGCCATACATTGA
- a CDS encoding GNAT family N-acetyltransferase, translating to MPRPLSKIRLLRPASTPDWQAYQALRWAILRAPWLPGQSPQIEPQGAAADVDHVIAKNDTNEVVGCGRIHWLGQGRAQIRAMAVATAYQGSGLGRMIMQHLETLARGRGVDMLILQAREHSIAFYQRCGFQVTGPGETLFGTIDHQWMSKALDCHDFSGFELKRRAATDSDATLLADFVFEILASYGLAPERDGIDRDLERPASHYAGGFFDLLFDHDNTLAASCALLSQGDGQAELRRMYLAPAWRGRGLGRACLGHALAWARTHGFDTISLETASVLTEARALYQWAGFTPQPGHMAAQRCDLRLVLSNA from the coding sequence ATGCCACGCCCGCTGTCAAAAATTCGTTTGCTGCGCCCTGCCAGCACGCCCGACTGGCAGGCCTATCAGGCCCTGCGCTGGGCCATATTGCGCGCGCCGTGGTTGCCTGGGCAATCGCCTCAGATCGAACCCCAGGGCGCCGCCGCCGACGTCGATCATGTGATCGCCAAGAATGACACCAACGAGGTGGTGGGCTGTGGTCGCATCCACTGGCTGGGGCAAGGCCGCGCCCAAATTCGCGCCATGGCCGTGGCCACCGCCTATCAGGGCAGCGGGCTGGGCCGTATGATCATGCAGCATCTTGAGACCCTGGCACGCGGACGCGGGGTGGACATGCTGATCCTGCAAGCGCGTGAGCATTCGATTGCGTTCTATCAGCGTTGCGGCTTTCAGGTCACCGGACCGGGCGAAACACTGTTCGGCACGATTGACCACCAGTGGATGAGCAAAGCCCTGGACTGTCATGACTTCAGCGGCTTCGAACTGAAGCGTCGCGCGGCCACCGACAGCGATGCGACGCTGCTCGCGGACTTCGTATTTGAGATACTCGCAAGCTACGGCCTGGCCCCGGAACGCGATGGCATCGACCGCGATCTGGAACGCCCGGCAAGCCACTACGCAGGCGGCTTCTTTGACCTGCTGTTCGACCACGACAACACCCTGGCCGCAAGCTGTGCGCTGCTGTCGCAAGGCGACGGCCAGGCCGAGCTGCGGCGCATGTATCTGGCTCCGGCATGGCGCGGGCGCGGACTGGGCCGGGCCTGTCTGGGGCATGCCCTGGCCTGGGCACGCACTCATGGCTTTGACACGATCAGTCTGGAAACCGCCAGCGTGCTGACCGAGGCGCGGGCGCTGTATCAGTGGGCCGGTTTTACTCCACAGCCCGGCCACATGGCCGCGCAGCGCTGCGACCTGCGCCTGGTTCTGAGTAACGCCTGA
- a CDS encoding crotonase/enoyl-CoA hydratase family protein, with product MSDRLDIEIDDQGIATVSLNRPDKRNAIDWPMLRAWIDAQKQLGKTAGLRGVIIRGHGASFCAGLDFAAFGKTPARIVQAFFQPGGRDANLFQQACIGWRQLPVPVAAAIHGHCFGGGIQLALGADFRFARADAEFSLMEAKWGLIPDMSGMITLRELIPIDLAKRLVMTAEVFSGEQARAWNLVTELTDEPEQAARDLLGQIAQRSPDAVAAAKGLLHETWQADDDKALAAERRWQRRLLVGDNQRIAVKRNLAGSDKPFARRRIKSL from the coding sequence ATGAGTGATCGGCTGGATATAGAAATCGATGATCAGGGTATTGCCACGGTCAGCCTGAACCGCCCGGACAAACGCAATGCGATTGACTGGCCCATGCTCAGGGCCTGGATTGATGCGCAAAAGCAGCTGGGCAAGACCGCTGGCTTGCGCGGAGTGATCATCCGCGGTCATGGTGCATCGTTCTGCGCCGGCTTGGACTTTGCCGCCTTTGGCAAGACGCCGGCGCGGATCGTGCAGGCCTTTTTCCAGCCCGGCGGTCGCGATGCGAACCTGTTTCAGCAGGCTTGCATCGGCTGGCGTCAGTTGCCGGTGCCGGTCGCAGCGGCGATCCATGGGCATTGTTTTGGCGGTGGGATTCAGCTGGCGCTGGGCGCCGATTTTCGTTTCGCCCGGGCCGATGCGGAGTTTTCTCTGATGGAGGCCAAGTGGGGCCTGATTCCGGACATGAGCGGCATGATCACCCTGCGTGAGTTGATTCCTATCGATCTGGCCAAGCGCCTGGTCATGACGGCTGAGGTCTTCTCAGGCGAGCAGGCCAGAGCCTGGAATCTGGTCACCGAGCTGACCGACGAGCCGGAACAGGCCGCGCGGGATCTGCTCGGCCAGATTGCGCAGCGTTCACCCGATGCCGTGGCGGCGGCCAAGGGCCTGCTGCACGAAACCTGGCAGGCTGATGACGATAAGGCGCTGGCCGCGGAACGCCGCTGGCAGCGGCGCCTGCTGGTTGGTGACAATCAGCGCATCGCGGTCAAACGCAACCTGGCCGGCTCCGACAAGCCATTCGCGCGGCGGCGCATCAAGTCGCTGTAG
- a CDS encoding class I SAM-dependent methyltransferase produces the protein MSFYDKYILPHLIDMACGLKPIHRQRAKLVPKARGKILEIGIGTGLNLRHYDLEKLDELWGLDPALEMHGLARRRMRKAGLEVSLLPLPAEEIPACDGQFDTIVCTYTLCTIPDPAQALREMYRVLAPHGELLFCEHGRAPDAHIRRWQNRLNPWWKPLTGGCNLNRDIPELIAHAGFVVDSLQSMYLPGPKAMTFNTWGHARRA, from the coding sequence ATGAGCTTTTATGACAAATACATCCTGCCGCATCTCATCGATATGGCATGCGGTTTGAAGCCCATCCATCGCCAGCGCGCCAAGCTGGTGCCCAAGGCACGCGGCAAAATTCTCGAAATCGGCATTGGCACGGGTCTCAACCTGCGCCATTACGATCTTGAAAAACTGGATGAGTTGTGGGGGCTGGACCCGGCCCTGGAAATGCATGGGCTGGCCCGGCGGCGGATGCGCAAAGCCGGCCTGGAGGTGAGTTTGCTACCGCTACCGGCTGAGGAGATTCCGGCCTGCGATGGTCAATTCGACACCATCGTCTGCACCTATACCTTGTGCACCATTCCAGACCCGGCGCAGGCGTTACGCGAGATGTACCGGGTGCTCGCCCCACATGGCGAGTTGCTGTTCTGCGAGCACGGGCGAGCACCGGATGCGCACATCCGTCGTTGGCAGAATCGTCTGAATCCGTGGTGGAAGCCGCTTACGGGTGGCTGCAATCTCAATCGAGACATCCCCGAACTTATTGCGCACGCAGGCTTTGTGGTGGATTCGCTGCAGAGCATGTATCTGCCCGGGCCCAAAGCCATGACCTTCAATACCTGGGGCCACGCACGCCGCGCGTAG
- a CDS encoding SDR family oxidoreductase — protein sequence MTRKRILITGASAGLGLGMAKRFAAMGRDLALCARRLDALESARDELLAINPDIKVSLRALDVNDHAQVFEVFRAFQNEFGELDRIIVNAGIGNGAPIGTGGFQHNLATAQTNFCAALAQCEAAVEIFRAQNHGHLVTLSSMSAWRGLKGSIATYAATKAGLANLSEGIRIDLLDTPIKVTTLFPGYILTDINRDFKNAPFRVDLETGCKALVKAIESETAEACVPSWPWTAMKRVMLAAPLSMLAKLS from the coding sequence ATGACTCGCAAACGCATACTGATCACCGGGGCCAGCGCCGGTCTTGGGCTAGGCATGGCCAAGCGCTTTGCCGCCATGGGCCGCGATCTCGCACTGTGTGCCCGGCGCCTGGACGCGCTGGAAAGCGCACGCGACGAGCTGCTCGCCATCAACCCCGACATCAAGGTCAGCCTGCGCGCACTGGACGTGAATGACCACGCCCAGGTGTTTGAGGTGTTTCGCGCGTTTCAAAACGAATTTGGCGAACTCGACCGGATCATCGTGAATGCCGGCATTGGCAACGGCGCCCCCATTGGCACCGGTGGCTTCCAGCACAATCTGGCCACCGCACAGACCAATTTTTGCGCGGCGCTGGCCCAATGCGAAGCCGCGGTGGAAATTTTCCGCGCGCAGAATCATGGCCATCTGGTCACGCTTTCTTCGATGAGCGCATGGCGCGGCCTGAAAGGCTCGATTGCAACCTACGCCGCCACCAAAGCCGGCCTGGCGAATCTGAGCGAAGGCATCCGCATCGATCTGCTGGACACCCCGATCAAGGTCACCACTCTGTTCCCCGGCTACATCCTGACCGACATCAATCGCGACTTTAAGAATGCACCGTTCCGGGTGGATCTTGAGACCGGCTGCAAGGCCTTGGTCAAAGCGATTGAGTCGGAAACCGCCGAAGCCTGTGTTCCCTCCTGGCCATGGACGGCTATGAAGCGCGTCATGCTGGCAGCTCCGCTGTCGATGCTGGCGAAGCTGTCCTAA
- the recR gene encoding recombination mediator RecR, whose amino-acid sequence MIYPPALEALMAALRCLPGVGQKTAQRMAFQLLQRERDGARQLARSLDQALDELGHCRDCRMFSQGDLCPICASDKRDDALLCVVESPADVAALESHTDYRGRYFVLLGRLSPLDGIGPEELGLARLAERMADAAVQEVIVATNPTVEGEATAHYIAELARAAGIAVTRIAHGVPVGGELEYVDGGTLAHALSGRRQVE is encoded by the coding sequence GTGATTTACCCGCCAGCGCTAGAGGCGCTGATGGCGGCGTTGCGCTGCTTGCCCGGGGTGGGTCAGAAAACTGCTCAACGGATGGCCTTCCAGCTGCTGCAACGCGAAAGGGACGGGGCGCGCCAGCTGGCTCGCTCGCTGGATCAGGCCCTGGACGAGCTTGGGCACTGCCGCGATTGCCGCATGTTCAGTCAGGGCGACCTGTGCCCGATCTGTGCCTCCGACAAGCGTGACGATGCACTGCTGTGCGTGGTTGAAAGCCCCGCAGATGTGGCCGCCCTGGAGAGTCATACCGATTATCGCGGACGCTACTTCGTGCTGCTGGGGCGCTTGTCCCCGCTGGACGGTATCGGTCCGGAGGAGCTGGGGCTGGCCCGGCTGGCCGAGCGCATGGCTGATGCCGCGGTGCAGGAAGTGATTGTGGCCACCAACCCGACCGTGGAAGGTGAGGCGACCGCTCATTACATTGCGGAGCTGGCGCGTGCCGCCGGCATCGCGGTAACCCGGATTGCTCATGGTGTGCCGGTGGGCGGGGAATTGGAATATGTCGATGGTGGCACGCTGGCTCATGCGCTGAGCGGCCGTCGTCAGGTGGAATAA
- a CDS encoding GGDEF domain-containing protein, with protein MNSPTTLGLFRRQLDKGFRSLRFTPTLEVAFVNDHQRRRLAFTRTGMLLAAVFYTAFIIINVSFGDGAIWTPIAIFRGCAILSVLLMMHVISIVPESWRDGLIISFYIAFALVLTTIDIQVAKSGGVQHYEGMIFAIFHCCLFSGLLLRPCISVIAAMVSTYVGISLLFELPGDRLGFQALFLVLAAMMGAVGVYLTEHRERDNFLRRQMMSIGANFDELTGLASRAAFDRYLRQYLRQAALHDSEMEALILVDIDHFKQLNDTRGHDTGDKCLRLIADMLGSTINGDPEAVARWGGDELIAVMPVDSAVQLEAELNDLRDQINHLHMSNPGAPRGILTVSIGALLIQPAQRMEEKLLFRQTDAALYAAKEGGRDQVVIRHAEASWNIQTLPGRRSA; from the coding sequence ATGAACTCACCCACCACGCTGGGTTTGTTCCGCAGACAACTTGATAAGGGCTTTCGCTCTCTGCGCTTCACGCCCACGCTGGAGGTGGCGTTCGTCAATGACCACCAGCGCCGTCGGCTGGCTTTTACCCGCACCGGGATGCTGCTGGCCGCGGTCTTCTACACCGCTTTCATCATCATCAATGTGAGCTTCGGTGATGGCGCCATCTGGACGCCCATCGCCATCTTCCGAGGCTGCGCCATTCTTAGCGTGTTGCTGATGATGCATGTCATCAGCATCGTCCCGGAAAGCTGGCGAGACGGCTTGATCATCTCGTTCTACATCGCCTTCGCCCTGGTTCTGACCACAATCGACATCCAGGTCGCAAAAAGCGGCGGCGTTCAGCATTACGAAGGCATGATTTTTGCCATTTTCCACTGCTGCTTGTTTAGCGGCCTGTTGCTACGCCCATGTATTTCAGTCATTGCGGCAATGGTTTCGACCTACGTTGGGATCAGCCTGCTGTTTGAATTGCCCGGCGATCGTCTGGGCTTTCAGGCCCTGTTTCTGGTGCTTGCCGCGATGATGGGTGCCGTCGGCGTCTATCTCACCGAGCACCGCGAGCGCGACAACTTTCTGCGCCGGCAAATGATGTCGATCGGGGCCAATTTTGATGAACTGACCGGGCTTGCCAGTCGTGCCGCATTCGACCGCTACCTGCGTCAGTACCTGCGCCAGGCCGCCCTGCATGACAGCGAGATGGAAGCCTTGATCCTGGTCGACATCGACCATTTCAAGCAACTCAACGACACACGTGGCCACGACACCGGCGACAAATGCCTGCGCCTGATTGCCGATATGCTGGGCAGCACCATCAACGGTGATCCGGAAGCCGTCGCACGCTGGGGCGGCGACGAGCTGATTGCGGTGATGCCGGTCGACAGCGCGGTGCAACTTGAAGCTGAGCTCAACGACCTGCGCGATCAAATCAATCATTTGCACATGAGCAACCCCGGCGCACCGCGCGGCATACTCACAGTGAGCATCGGCGCTCTGCTGATTCAGCCGGCCCAGCGCATGGAAGAAAAGCTGCTGTTCCGGCAAACCGATGCTGCGCTGTATGCCGCCAAGGAAGGCGGCCGCGACCAGGTGGTTATTCGCCACGCCGAAGCCTCATGGAACATACAAACCTTACCGGGGCGGCGCAGCGCCTGA